A genomic window from Quercus lobata isolate SW786 chromosome 10, ValleyOak3.0 Primary Assembly, whole genome shotgun sequence includes:
- the LOC115962811 gene encoding zinc finger BED domain-containing protein RICESLEEPER 1-like: MFYETTLRFSGSLFVTTNVYFHELVSLQDQLNQLCNGRGDSLLKGMAQRMKLKYDKHWGSVDRMNPMLFVAVVVDPRYKLKYVKFWFKQWYDKEKADELGLKVREALNRLYRHYSEAMGTLCGAGVGASASGTSEFGSSDVATMSSMLSGFSSAEERMKRYNNIYKQHLADEDNVECKSELD, encoded by the coding sequence ATGTTCTATGAGACAACTTTAAGATTTTCTGGTTCTTTATTTGTGACTACTAATGTGTATTTTCATGAGCTTGTTAGTCTTCAAGACCAGTTAAATCAATTGTGTAATGGTAGGGGTGATTCTTTGTTAAAGGGTATGGCACAAAGAATGAAATTGAAGTATGATAAGCATTGGGGAAGTGTTGATAGGATGAATCCAATGTTGTTTGTGGCTGTTGTGGTTGATCCTAgatataaattgaaatatgtGAAGTTTTGGTTTAAGCAATGGTATGACAAGGAGAAGGCTGATGAGTTAGGATTGAAAGTTAGGGAAGCTTTGAATAGATTGTACAGGCACTATAGTGAAGCAATGGGGACCCTATGTGGTGCTGGTGTTGGTGCTAGTGCTAGTGGGACTAGTGAGTTTGGTAGTAGTGATGTTGCTACCATGTCCTCCATGCTAAGTGGCTTTAGTAGTGCAGAAGAGAGGATGAAGAGGTACAATAACATTTACAAACAACACTTAGCAGATGAGGATAATGTAGAATGCAAATCTGAATTGGACTGA
- the LOC115962541 gene encoding chaperone protein ClpC, chloroplastic, giving the protein MARVLLQSANVPGLVANQRRNQSKGFGKAKRSVKMMSSLQAPGLRMGSFSGLRSVNALDTLVKPGIDLHSKVRIAINSRQGRGSRCVARAMFERFTEKAIKVIMLAQEEARRLGHNFVGTEQILLGLIGEGTGIAAKVLKSMGINLKDARVEVEKIIGRGSGFVAVEIPFTPRAKRVLELSLEEARQLGHNYIGSEHLLLGLLREGEGVAARVLENLGADPSNIRTQVIRMVGESPEAVAAGVAGGSSGNKMPTLDEYGTDLTKLAVEGKLDPVIGRQAQIERVTQILGRRTKNNPCLIGEPGVGKTAIAEGLAQRIATGDVPETIEGKKVITLDMGLLVAGTKYRGEFEERLKKLMEEIKQSDEIILFIDEVHTLIGAGAAEGAIDAANILKPALARGELQCIGATTLDEYRKHIEKDPALERRFQPVKVPEPTVDETIQILKGLRERYEIHHKLRYTDEALVSAAQLSYQYISDRFLPDKAIDLIDEAGSRVRLRHAQLPEEARELEKELRQITKEKNEAVRSQDFEKAGELRDREMDLKAQISALVDKGKEMSKAETEAGDVGPLVTELDIQHIVSSWTGIPVEKVSTDESDRLLKMEETLHKRVIGQDEAVKAISRAIRRARVGLKNPNRPIASFIFSGPTGVGKSELAKALAAYYFGSEEAMIRLDMSEFMERHTVSKLIGSPPGYVGYTEGGQLTEAVRRRPYTVVLFDEIEKAHPDVFNMMLQILEDGRLTDSKGRTVDFKNTLLIMTSNVGSSVIEKGGRRIGFDLDYDEKDSSYNRIKSLVTEELKQYFRPEFLNRLDEMIVFRQLTKLEVKDIADIMLKEVFERLKTKEIELQVTERFRDRVVDEGYNPSYGARPLRRAIMRLLEDSMAEKMLAREIKEGDSVIVDVDSDGNVTVLKGSSGSPESLPEPEPIPV; this is encoded by the exons ATGGCTCGGGTGTTACTTCAGTCAGCTAATGTCCCTGGTTTAGTTGCTAATCAGAGACGTAACCAATCTAAAGGATTTGGAAAAGCAAAAAGGTCCGTCAAAATGATGTCTAGTTTACAGGCACCTGGATTGAGAATGGGAAGCTTCTCAGGATTGCGGAGTGTTAATGCTTTGGATACTCTGGTAAAGCCTGGGATAGATTTACATTCTAAGGTGAGAATTGCAATCAATTCTCGGCAAGGAAGGGGTAGCAGATGTGTGGCTAGAGCCATGTTTGAGCGCTTCACAGAAAAAGCGATTAAAGTAATTATGCTTGCACAAGAGGAAGCTAGACGGCTTGGTCATAATTTTGTTGGCACAGAACAGATCCTGTTGGGTCTTATTGGTGAAGGCACTGGCATTGCTGCTAAAGTTCTTAAATCTATGGGGATCAATCTTAAAGATGCACGTGTAGAAGTGGAAAAAATTATCGGAAGGGGCAGTGGATTTGTTGCTGTTGAGATTCCATTCACTCCTCGTGCAAAGCGTGTTTTGGAACTCTCGCTAGAGGAAGCTCGCCAACTTg GCCATAACTATATTGGATCTGAGCATTTGCTTCTGGGACTTCTTCGTGAGGGTGAGGGTGTTGCAGCTCGTGTTCTTGAAAATCTAGGTGCTGACCCGAGTAACATTCGCACCCAG GTTATTCGAATGGTTGGTGAGAGCCCAGAAGCTGTTGCCGCTGGTGTTGCAGGAGGAAGTAGTGGCAATAAGATGCCAACCCTGGACGAATATGGGACTGACCTGACTAAGCTTGCAGTGGAG GGAAAATTGGATCCTGTTATTGGTAGGCAGGCACAAATAGAACGTGTCACCCAAATTTTGGGGCGTCGAACCAAAAACAATCCATGTCTTATTGGAGAACCTGGAGTTGGGAAAACAGCAATCGCAGAAGGGCTTGCTCAAAGAATTGCAACTGGTGATGTTCCTGAAACTATAGAGGGGAAGAAG GTTATAACCTTGGACATGGGTCTTCTAGTTGCTGGTACAAAATATCGTGGAGAGTTTGAGGAACGATTAAAGAAGTTAATGGAGGAAATCAAACAAAGTGACGAGATAATATTGTTTATTGATGAAGTGCATACTTTAATTGGAGCTGGAGCAGCAGAAGGAGCAATTGATGCTGCAAACATATTGAAACCAGCTCTTGCAAGAGGTGAACTGCAG TGCATTGGAGCTACAACACTAGATGAATACAGAAAGCACATCGAGAAGGATCCAGCTTTGGAAAGACGTTTCCAGCCGGTCAAAGTGCCTGAACCAACTGTGGATGAAACCATACAGATTTTGAAGGGGCTTCGGGAGCGATATGAGATTCATCACAAGCTCCGTTACACAGATGAAGCACTTGTATCTGCTGCACAGCTATCATATCAGTACATCAG TGATCGTTTCCTCCCTGATAAAGCAATTGACTTGATTGATGAAGCTGGTTCTCGAGTTCGTCTGCGTCATGCACAG CTACCAGAGGAAGCTAGAGAACTTGAGAAAGAGCTCAGGCAGatcacaaaagaaaagaatgaagcTGTTCGCAGCCAAGACTTTGAGAAG GCTGGAGAGTTACGTGATAGAGAAATGGACCTTAAGGCACAAATATCAGCTCTTGTAGATAAAGGCAAGGAAATGTCAAAGGCAGAGACTGAGGCTGGGGATGTAGGTCCACTGGTGACTGAGCTGGATATTCAACATATTGTCTCCTCTTGGACAGGCATTCCTGTTGAGAAAGTCTCAACAGATGAATCTGACCGCCTCCTCAAGATGGAAGAGACCCTCCATAAGCGGGTCATTGGTCAGGATGAAGCAGTCAAGGCCATCAGCCGTGCCATTCGCCGTGCCCGTGTTGGTCTCAAGAATCCTAACCGTCCAATTGCTAGTTTCATCTTTTCAGGTCCAACTGGTGTAGGAAAGTCTGAGCTGGCAAAAGCGTTGGCTGCTTACTACTTTGGCTCTGAAGAAGCCATGATTAGGCTTGATATGAGTGAATTTATGGAAAGACATACCGTCTCCAAGCTAATTGGATCCCCCCCTGGTTATGTCGGTTACACTGAGGGAGGTCAGTTGACTGAGGCTGTTCGACGCCGTCCTTACACTGTGGTATTGTTTGATGAAATTGAGAAGGCCCATCCTGATGTCTTCAACATGATGCTTCAAATTCTCGAAGATGGAAGGTTGACAGATAGCAAGGGCAGAACTGTGGACTTCAAGAATACTCTTTTGATAATGACGTCAAATGTTGGCAGTAGTGTAATTGAGAAAGGAGGCCGCCGAATAGGATTTGATCTTGATTACGATGAGAAGGATAGCAGTTATAACCGAATCAAGAGCTTGGTGACTGAGGaattgaaacaatattttaggcCAGAGTTTTTGAACAGGTTGGATGAAATGATTGTCTTTAGGCAGCTCACAAAGCTGGAGGTAAAGGATATAGCCGATATTATGCTGAAAGAGGTCTTTGAGAGGCTGAAGACCAAAGAAATAGAGCTTCAGGTGACGGAGAGATTTAGAGATAGAGTGGTTGACGAAGGGTATAACCCAAGCTATGGGGCTAGGCCTCTGAGGAGAGCCATAATGAGACTGTTGGAGGACAGCATGGCAGAGAAGATGCTTGCTAGAGAGATCAAAGAGGGTGATTCAGTTATTGTGGATGTTGATTCTGATGGCAACGTGACTGTCCTCAAAGGTAGCAGTGGCTCCCCCGAATCATTACCAGAGCCCGAGCCAATTCCAGTGTAA
- the LOC115964194 gene encoding dual specificity protein phosphatase PHS1 isoform X1, producing MSKQQKLHNPSPSSIIINSLSLQDKEEDKELDLGSEEPEAPLPLSVTSRLLYMLGDITAGPAYKFTQWLELVRKRSGRYRYSGFPRRPSGLDHMLTSAGEFADDPQCSLPPEQTTETSLWERLGKAAMLDIESSSFSWDMLSSLHHTEHGSSTEHSEDEMNKALEVTVNSGGVVFFALFNQPGNGDDSPKEAAAVIKISSSRMATQSERLGYEFAKWLGVRTPQARVIHNSSPEWLQIKEAAEKARNAASSEGDEVGGMTCLELLEALELSRCLFFLSYVHGSPLMECSSAFESQEYSEKTAAALGRVLLLDLVIRNEDRLPCRQLRWRGNSANLLLADRTASANMDALEETYDSAIKRSRPRVVGAFPKERRATSVDSRLSLLNSGLVSQASGLSDIIESPKSSEKSLRSQSSDLSFCSDVHIVAIDSGVPRRPPAGKRANDQANYPKLVELLLNSSEYSSNLLYDISGGKLGSPPSEDTNVASDPWTNEMTYIVHEFRNGFRAALRDLQGFQIFMLTLHQKLECLLRAFLNIINKMSSGESDKEDLVVPGSPLSKERFINDPEFIESELQRTASKSSSSGNKESSGSSSPVTRENWHGKFPKGSGEPVRSLRLTAKLRDFQKFAKVDAESNKDLEQWNEMLRNDAVRLCLENNFNTGFFEGSDNNCVIDAYELKVRLEHILERIALISEAANTERPSSVTSSLFIGGSLAARSVFTLQHLGITHILCLCSNEIGQSDSQFPDLFEYRNFSICDSEDANISSIFEEASNFIDHVEQIGGRVLVHCFEGRSRSATLVIAYLMLRKNLTLLEAWNGLKRVHRRAQPNDGFAKVLLDLDRKLHGKVSMEWQKRKPTMKVCPICGKNAGLSSSSLKLHLQKSHKKLSSRSVDSAMNMEILKTLTALKISRGGSVSPTHRQSHSVMDDLA from the exons ATGTCTAAACAGCAAAAGCTTCACAACCCTTCTCCTTCTTCAATCATcatcaactctctctctctccag GATAAAGAGGAAGACAAAGAATTGGACCTGGGATCCGAAGAGCCTGAGGCTCCATTGCCCTTATCTGTCACTTCCCGG TTGTTGTATATGTTGGGGGATATCACAGCCGGGCCGGCATATAAGTTCACACAATGGCTGGAATTGGTCCGTAAACGCAGTGGCCGATATCGTTATTCCGGCTTTCCTCGCCGCCCTTCAGGCCTCGATCACATGCTTACTag TGCAGGAGAATTTGCCGATGATCCTCAATGTTCTCTGCCTCCTGAGCAGACCACAGAGACCAGCTTGTGGGAAAGGCTTGGTAAAGCTGCTATGTTGGACATTGAGTCAAGCTCCTTCTCTTGGGACATGCTTTCTTCGCTTCACCACACCGAACATGGTAGTAGCACTGAACATTCCGAGGATGAAATGAACAAAGCCCTTGAG GTCACTGTAAATTCTGGGGGAGTTGTCTTCTTTGCCCTATTCAACCAGCCTGGGAATGGTGATGATTCTCCAAAGGAAGCAGCAGCTGTGATAAAGATATCATCATCAAGGATGGCCACACAATCGGAACGCCTTGGCTACGAATTTGCAAAGTGGTTAGGTGTTCGAACTCCACAG GCTAGAGTCATCCATAATTCCAGCCCAGAGTGGCTCCAAATTAAGGAAGCTGCAGAGAAAGCAAGAAATGCAGCAAGTTCAGAAGGAGATGAAGTTGGTGGAATGACTTGTTTAGAACTTTTGGAAGCACTTGAACTTAGCCGATGCCTTTTTTTTCTGAG ttacgtGCATGGATCTCCCTTAATGGAGTGCTCAAGTGCATTTGAGTCTCAGGAATATTCTGAAAAAACAGCAGCAGCTCTAGGCCGGGTCTTGTTATTGGACCTTGTTATTAGAAATGAAGATAGACTCCCTTGCCGTCAGCTCAGGTGGCGTGGCAATTCTGCAAATTTGTTGTTGGCCGATAGAACGGCCTCTGCAAATATGGATGCACTAGAGGAAACATATGACTCTGCAATAAAGCGATCCAGACCAAGGGTGGTTGGAGCATTTCCAAAAGAGAGAAGGGCAACTTCTGTTGATAGCAGATTGAGCCTTCTTAATTCAGGATTGGTATCACAGGCCTCTGGTCTTTCTGATATCATAGAATCACCAAAATCTAGTGAGAAGAGCCTAAGAAGTCAATCATCAGATTTATCCTTCTGTTCTGATGTCCACATTGTGGCTATTGACTCTGGTGTCCCTCGTCGGCCTCCTGCTGGAAAACGTGCAAATGACCAGGCAAATTATCCTAAGTTAGTTGAGTTACTACTTAATAGCTCTGAATACTCCTCTAATCTATTATATGACATATCAGGAGGGAAATTAGGATCCCCTCCATCAGAAGATACAAATGTAGCATCTGATCCATGGACAAATGAAATGACTTACATTGTTCATGAATTCCGTAATGGGTTCCGCGCTGCTCTTAGGGATCTACAGGGGTTTCAGATATTCATGctcacacttcaccaaaaactGGAATGCTTGTTACGAGCATTtttgaatattataaataaaatgtccTCGGGGGAGTCTGACAAAGAGGATTTAGTGGTTCCTGGGTCACCCTTGAGTAAGGAACGATTTATCAATGATCCAGAATTTATTGAATCAGAATTGCAGAGAACTGCTTCAAAGTCATCATCTTCAGGAAATAAAGAAAGCTCAGGCTCCAGCTCTCCCGTGACAAGAGAAAATTGGCATGGAAAGTTTCCCAAAGGAAGTGGGGAGCCTGTTCGTAGCCTGCGTTTGACAGCAAAGTTGCGTGACTTCCAGAAATTTGCCAAG GTTGATGCTGAATCAAACAAAGACTTGGAACAGTGGAATGAAATGCTAAGAAATGATGCTGTTAGACTCTGCCTGGAGAACAATTTCAATACAGGGTTTTTCGAGGGTAGTGATAATAATTGTGTTATTGATGCTTACGAATTGAAG GTCAGACTGGAGCACATTCTTGAGAGAATTGCATTGATATCTGAGGCTGCAAATACAGAGAGGCCATCTTCAGTTACAAGTAGCCTATTCATTGGAGGTTCCTTGGCTGCAAGATCTGTATTCACACTGCAACATTTAGGAATTACTCATATATTGTGTTTGTGCTCAAATGAAATTGGACAGTCAGATTCTCAGTTTCCTGATCTGTTTGAATACAGAAATTTTTCT ATATGTGACAGTGAAGACGCAAACATTAGCAGCATCTTTGAAGAAGCTTCCAATTTTATTGATCATGTTGAGCAAATAGGTGGGAGAGTTCTAGTTCATTGCTTTGAAGGGAGAAGTAGAAGTGCCACATTGGTGATAGCTTACTTAATGCTCAGGAA GAACTTAACTTTGTTAGAAGCATGGAACGGCCTCAAACGAGTTCACCGCCGAGCCCAGCCTAATGATGGGTTTGCTAAGGTCCTATTGGATCTGGATCGGAAACTACATGGTAAGGTTTCCATGGAGTGGCAAAAACGAAAGCCAACAATGAAAGTTTGCCCCATTTGTGGGAAGAATGCTGGTCTCAGCAGCAGCTCACTTAAGCTTCATTTGCAGAAATCACACAAGAAGCTGTCATCAAGGAGTGTGGACAGTGCCATGAACATGGAAATACTAAAGACTTTGACAGCACTGAAAATTAGCCGTGGTGGGAGTGTCAGCCCTACACACAGGCAATCTCACTCAGTAATGGATGATTTAGCTTAG
- the LOC115964194 gene encoding dual specificity protein phosphatase PHS1 isoform X2 has product MSKQQKLHNPSPSSIIINSLSLQDKEEDKELDLGSEEPEAPLPLSVTSRLLYMLGDITAGPAYKFTQWLELVRKRSGRYRYSGFPRRPSGLDHMLTSAGEFADDPQCSLPPEQTTETSLWERLGKAAMLDIESSSFSWDMLSSLHHTEHGSSTEHSEDEMNKALEVTVNSGGVVFFALFNQPGNGDDSPKEAAAVIKISSSRMATQSERLGYEFAKWLGVRTPQARVIHNSSPEWLQIKEAAEKARNAASSEGDEVGGMTCLELLEALELSRCLFFLSYVHGSPLMECSSAFESQEYSEKTAAALGRVLLLDLVIRNEDRLPCRQLRWRGNSANLLLADRTASANMDALEETYDSAIKRSRPRVVGAFPKERRATSVDSRLSLLNSGLVSQASGLSDIIESPKSSEKSLRSQSSDLSFCSDVHIVAIDSGVPRRPPAGKRANDQANYPKLVELLLNSSEYSSNLLYDISGGKLGSPPSEDTNVASDPWTNEMTYIVHEFRNGFRAALRDLQGFQIFMLTLHQKLECLLRAFLNIINKMSSGESDKEDLVVPGSPLSKERFINDPEFIESELQRTASKSSSSGNKESSGSSSPVTRENWHGKFPKGSGEPVRSLRLTAKLRDFQKFAKVDAESNKDLEQWNEMLRNDAVRLCLENNFNTGFFEGSDNNCVIDAYELKVRLEHILERIALISEAANTERPSSVTSSLFIGGSLAARSVFTLQHLGITHILCLCSNEIGQSDSQFPDLFEYRNFSICDSEDANISSIFEEASNFIDHVEQIGGRVLVHCFEGRSRSATLVIAYLMLRKNLTLLEAWNGLKRVHRRAQPNDGFAKVLLDLDRKLHEITQEAVIKECGQCHEHGNTKDFDSTEN; this is encoded by the exons ATGTCTAAACAGCAAAAGCTTCACAACCCTTCTCCTTCTTCAATCATcatcaactctctctctctccag GATAAAGAGGAAGACAAAGAATTGGACCTGGGATCCGAAGAGCCTGAGGCTCCATTGCCCTTATCTGTCACTTCCCGG TTGTTGTATATGTTGGGGGATATCACAGCCGGGCCGGCATATAAGTTCACACAATGGCTGGAATTGGTCCGTAAACGCAGTGGCCGATATCGTTATTCCGGCTTTCCTCGCCGCCCTTCAGGCCTCGATCACATGCTTACTag TGCAGGAGAATTTGCCGATGATCCTCAATGTTCTCTGCCTCCTGAGCAGACCACAGAGACCAGCTTGTGGGAAAGGCTTGGTAAAGCTGCTATGTTGGACATTGAGTCAAGCTCCTTCTCTTGGGACATGCTTTCTTCGCTTCACCACACCGAACATGGTAGTAGCACTGAACATTCCGAGGATGAAATGAACAAAGCCCTTGAG GTCACTGTAAATTCTGGGGGAGTTGTCTTCTTTGCCCTATTCAACCAGCCTGGGAATGGTGATGATTCTCCAAAGGAAGCAGCAGCTGTGATAAAGATATCATCATCAAGGATGGCCACACAATCGGAACGCCTTGGCTACGAATTTGCAAAGTGGTTAGGTGTTCGAACTCCACAG GCTAGAGTCATCCATAATTCCAGCCCAGAGTGGCTCCAAATTAAGGAAGCTGCAGAGAAAGCAAGAAATGCAGCAAGTTCAGAAGGAGATGAAGTTGGTGGAATGACTTGTTTAGAACTTTTGGAAGCACTTGAACTTAGCCGATGCCTTTTTTTTCTGAG ttacgtGCATGGATCTCCCTTAATGGAGTGCTCAAGTGCATTTGAGTCTCAGGAATATTCTGAAAAAACAGCAGCAGCTCTAGGCCGGGTCTTGTTATTGGACCTTGTTATTAGAAATGAAGATAGACTCCCTTGCCGTCAGCTCAGGTGGCGTGGCAATTCTGCAAATTTGTTGTTGGCCGATAGAACGGCCTCTGCAAATATGGATGCACTAGAGGAAACATATGACTCTGCAATAAAGCGATCCAGACCAAGGGTGGTTGGAGCATTTCCAAAAGAGAGAAGGGCAACTTCTGTTGATAGCAGATTGAGCCTTCTTAATTCAGGATTGGTATCACAGGCCTCTGGTCTTTCTGATATCATAGAATCACCAAAATCTAGTGAGAAGAGCCTAAGAAGTCAATCATCAGATTTATCCTTCTGTTCTGATGTCCACATTGTGGCTATTGACTCTGGTGTCCCTCGTCGGCCTCCTGCTGGAAAACGTGCAAATGACCAGGCAAATTATCCTAAGTTAGTTGAGTTACTACTTAATAGCTCTGAATACTCCTCTAATCTATTATATGACATATCAGGAGGGAAATTAGGATCCCCTCCATCAGAAGATACAAATGTAGCATCTGATCCATGGACAAATGAAATGACTTACATTGTTCATGAATTCCGTAATGGGTTCCGCGCTGCTCTTAGGGATCTACAGGGGTTTCAGATATTCATGctcacacttcaccaaaaactGGAATGCTTGTTACGAGCATTtttgaatattataaataaaatgtccTCGGGGGAGTCTGACAAAGAGGATTTAGTGGTTCCTGGGTCACCCTTGAGTAAGGAACGATTTATCAATGATCCAGAATTTATTGAATCAGAATTGCAGAGAACTGCTTCAAAGTCATCATCTTCAGGAAATAAAGAAAGCTCAGGCTCCAGCTCTCCCGTGACAAGAGAAAATTGGCATGGAAAGTTTCCCAAAGGAAGTGGGGAGCCTGTTCGTAGCCTGCGTTTGACAGCAAAGTTGCGTGACTTCCAGAAATTTGCCAAG GTTGATGCTGAATCAAACAAAGACTTGGAACAGTGGAATGAAATGCTAAGAAATGATGCTGTTAGACTCTGCCTGGAGAACAATTTCAATACAGGGTTTTTCGAGGGTAGTGATAATAATTGTGTTATTGATGCTTACGAATTGAAG GTCAGACTGGAGCACATTCTTGAGAGAATTGCATTGATATCTGAGGCTGCAAATACAGAGAGGCCATCTTCAGTTACAAGTAGCCTATTCATTGGAGGTTCCTTGGCTGCAAGATCTGTATTCACACTGCAACATTTAGGAATTACTCATATATTGTGTTTGTGCTCAAATGAAATTGGACAGTCAGATTCTCAGTTTCCTGATCTGTTTGAATACAGAAATTTTTCT ATATGTGACAGTGAAGACGCAAACATTAGCAGCATCTTTGAAGAAGCTTCCAATTTTATTGATCATGTTGAGCAAATAGGTGGGAGAGTTCTAGTTCATTGCTTTGAAGGGAGAAGTAGAAGTGCCACATTGGTGATAGCTTACTTAATGCTCAGGAA GAACTTAACTTTGTTAGAAGCATGGAACGGCCTCAAACGAGTTCACCGCCGAGCCCAGCCTAATGATGGGTTTGCTAAGGTCCTATTGGATCTGGATCGGAAACTACATG AAATCACACAAGAAGCTGTCATCAAGGAGTGTGGACAGTGCCATGAACATGGAAATACTAAAGACTTTGACAGCACTGAAAATTAG